The Candidatus Taylorbacteria bacterium genome has a window encoding:
- the tgt gene encoding tRNA guanosine(34) transglycosylase Tgt: MSAIQFKIEKKIPRKLGRAGVLTTPHGTVETPAFVVVGTKATVKSLTPEQVASVGTQIVLANTYHLYLQPGEKIVSKAGGLHDFMNWQGPTMTDSGGFQAFSLGVAYGQKISKIKNSPNPLPRGILEKARVLKEEKDEMPMAKITDEGVEFRSVIDGSRHFFSPEKSIEIQRAIGADIIFAFDECVSPLASYEYQKSALERTHRWADRSLMEHKRTRGQTQTERRLTRTGKNQALFGIVQGGRFEDLRKASAKFIGGMEFDGFGIGGSFEKKDIHSAVAWVNKILPEEKPRHLLGIGEPHDLFGAVENGCDLFDCVAPTRMARNGTLYTARGRINILNAKFRSDFSKIDRNCGCYTCQNFTKAYVAHLFRAKEILANTLASIHNLYFIVGLVSKMRSAILDGNFNEFKDDFLRKYGTK, encoded by the coding sequence ATGTCAGCTATTCAATTTAAGATTGAGAAAAAAATCCCCAGAAAACTCGGCCGAGCGGGCGTGCTTACGACTCCTCACGGCACAGTCGAGACTCCCGCGTTTGTGGTTGTGGGGACGAAGGCAACGGTCAAGTCGTTGACTCCAGAGCAGGTGGCATCGGTGGGTACGCAAATTGTGCTTGCGAACACCTATCATCTGTATCTTCAGCCGGGTGAAAAAATTGTGTCCAAGGCCGGAGGGCTCCATGACTTTATGAATTGGCAGGGTCCCACGATGACCGATTCAGGAGGATTTCAGGCCTTTTCTCTGGGGGTGGCATATGGGCAGAAAATTTCCAAAATTAAAAATTCGCCCAACCCTTTGCCTCGCGGAATTCTCGAGAAAGCTCGCGTGTTAAAAGAGGAAAAGGATGAAATGCCAATGGCAAAAATTACCGACGAGGGAGTCGAGTTCCGTTCGGTCATTGACGGGAGCAGGCACTTTTTTTCGCCAGAAAAATCCATCGAGATTCAGCGGGCAATCGGCGCGGATATTATTTTTGCGTTTGACGAGTGTGTCTCGCCTCTGGCTTCCTATGAGTATCAAAAATCGGCGCTCGAGAGGACTCACCGATGGGCGGATCGTTCGCTTATGGAACATAAGCGAACACGCGGACAGACGCAGACTGAACGCAGACTTACTCGGACAGGAAAGAATCAGGCGTTGTTTGGAATCGTGCAAGGAGGAAGATTTGAAGATTTGCGTAAGGCGAGCGCGAAATTCATCGGGGGAATGGAATTTGACGGTTTTGGCATTGGCGGGTCGTTTGAAAAAAAAGATATACATTCTGCAGTGGCGTGGGTGAATAAGATACTGCCTGAAGAAAAGCCACGCCATCTCCTGGGCATTGGGGAGCCTCATGATTTATTTGGAGCGGTAGAAAACGGGTGCGACCTCTTTGATTGTGTCGCGCCAACGAGAATGGCGCGGAACGGGACACTCTACACCGCGCGGGGAAGAATCAATATTTTAAATGCTAAATTTCGCTCGGATTTTTCTAAAATTGATAGAAACTGCGGATGTTATACATGTCAGAATTTTACGAAGGCGTATGTCGCGCATCTTTTTCGAGCAAAAGAAATTTTAGCGAATACGCTGGCATCGATTCATAATCTTTATTTTATCGTTGGGCTCGTAAGCAAAATGCGGAGCGCGATTCTCGACGGAAATTTTAACGAGTTTAAAGATGATTTTTTGAGAAAGTACGGAACTAAGTAA